The following DNA comes from Mya arenaria isolate MELC-2E11 chromosome 11, ASM2691426v1.
TAGACAAAATTGGGTTCGCAATCCGTAGATATGTTATACAAATGAACCTTGTTCGTTATATAGCTAAATGACCATTTAGGAATTTCAGGGGTAGTATGTCTGAATATCATTTGATGATAATGTTAAACCATTAATAAAAAACGCATGCTGTCAAAATAGgttgtttatttgaatatactttgtaacatttatacatttatgatCTTGTATTCGATTAAAATCCTttataaattaatcaaaataagtTGTTTGTAGTTGTACGTATGTACAATGGTTTGTAACCCTGGTTTGTACAATGCTACAATCGTTATGAGAAGTTTTAAATCTTGAACTGAATAGTCGAGCTATGCCAGGCAGTTTTCTTTGTATGACTGTAGAGTACCTATCCAGGAGTTGACACTGTTGCTCCGGCTGGATTCATTTGTTTTCAGGTGTTGCTTGTATCTAGTCATTGGGCActtaaagttaattaataaaaaatatgcttcCCTGCCTTTAAGCTATTAATGATGCCGAGGAACtagttaaaatatcaataaaccaatgatatatacAGGGACACTGTAGTTCAATACATAATACCATAGAGACATAAATTAAGAtccaaaaacacaaatacaccACCAACAGACCAACACGCATCAAAATACCTTATTGAAAACATGATGGACAACCGCCATGaaacattcaaacattcaaTGGAACAAGATCTCTCTTGAATATGAGTGTATGGGCATGCCGCGAATTCCATGTTTTGCTGACCATTCAAAAGCGTCAATTACAATctgtatttcaatgtatttgtaATCTGTTATTGTTACTCTCGTTGAAtgtacatttatgcaaaaagctacagaaacaagctcagtagcaaaaagttaaacataaacccggtttaaagGCACTGGGTTAACGCcgaagacatagaacataaaaccacaaataagaaacatagaagaacggcacaaaactccacaaacagcacagtgcatatatactatatataaaaaactactgaccgttccaaggcggtacctaacaattcttgataaacacacctatttttgtatattttgattttttttttaaattacaggTACAATCCTAGCAGTCTCAAATTCTGTTATCATGCACTCTGAACAATgtcataaacacaaaaaaaacgcTGCactacaacaaacattacaaacctGGCAGGGTTCATTGAAAACTAACTAACAACTTAATACGGGCTTAAACCAAGGCTGTGATGAGGAGTAGAGCGAAACAGtgacatataataaacaagcagatatatataaatacatgacCGTCTTGCTTTCACTCTTTGTTATCAACTAGACTTGAAATATTCAACGACCAGACACAGACCTCCGATACCTGTCAAAAATGCATCGAGTGCGGGGAACAGTGCTGACTCCTTTGAGGTAGAATGCAATCCTACAAAGAAAGCTATCAACCTAAGTACACCTCAATCAAAATCTAGCATACaccatgaaataaataacatacaaaaGCATACGAAGcaacaaatacaaaaactaGTAACAGGAAAACATGTGTTAAATCATCAAAGAAATGACGACGAAATCGATACTCTCCATTCCATTTCTCAGTGTGAccacaaaaaatatattccaaaacCTGGAATAAGCGTCTTTCTAAATAtctaacatttgaaaaaaacacatttatgaaTGATGTGACAACGCTAACGTTTGTCTTCTTCGTCTTTCGAACTAGAGGCAACGTCCCGGCGTGATGCTGATATCGTCCAGAGCAATATCGCTGGCGAAATTATTTCCGATTCGGGCTTCAAActcaaactgaaaaaaaataaattaaaacaacagcTGTTTTATGACAACAGATTATATTTTAACACTCACGTACCCCTAACTGGCACGAACacacttacatgtatggtaTCGTTTTGTCCCTTGTTCAAGTCAACGTTCACTCGTTGTCGGACCCATTTCTTGCCTTGGTTCTTCGCGAACTTCTTCAACAGTTTGCGTTTCATGCCGCTTGCAAACACCCAAACTTTTAGAGTACCCATATTCTCTCCATACATGTGGTACCAGAACTCAAAACAGTAATGTCCCATAGGAAAGTTTGGAGAACGAAGTTTAGCAAGTTCCCCGGGATTTCCCGTAGCATCGACGTAAATGAAATAACCTGAAATGTTATCGTGTGTCATTGTgataatgcaaaatgtaaaaatgtttgaaaaacaaaatatacgtATTGTAATAtgataatgaataatatataactTCAATCGACTGTATTTAATAATGGacttcaaaatgtaaaacaataataacatattaatgaaatttcatttttatgtttaccgTCAGAGCCTTTACAATTCGTTCGAGGTCCTGTTTTTCCTGCAGCATCAGTCTGTCCCTTGTGCCGTTGAAAGTTGAAAGTGCTAACCGATGCACGAGACCAGTCACAAAAGTCATTCTCAAAATCACACTGGCTCTCCGTTACTGTCTTTATTTCTGCAACACCAAGGGATTATTTGCCCTTGTTAATTAATTcacaatgaaataacatttttaatgaaacttaaCTGATGAAGcatcataattttattattaactaGAACTTTACCTGTATTTGCAAGCTTTTCGGCATCCTTGAGTGATATAACCCTGCAATGATTATCAGGAAATCTAGGTTCTTCGGACGAGCGTCGATATCGCAGTTCGTTTTTGCAGTGGTCTCCAAGATCTATTCCAAAATATGACGTGTGGTATTTAATGCCATTAATGAAATCGATTCCTTGACCTTTGCTGCATTCTTTGTCTTCATTGCCGCTGCAAACCTTGTATtctgaatttattttcatttcagcaTTATAGTAGTATATTTCGATCCCATGGTGGTATATATGTAATTCTCGGCGGTATACGTACAACCATATCCATATAGTGAACAATTCTCCAGCTTTTGTCAATCGCCATGCCATGTCCATAAGCGAAGTCTTTATTACCCGCCCTCGGCATTCCATATGTATAAAGGGCCAATCTATTCTGAGGAACAACGCCATCTTTTACTTAGGCTACAGCAGCAAGCGAAGCCATCGCTCCTCCCAAAGAATGTCCAGTGACTATAACTTCgaatgaactatattttctcGCCAACCTGCGAATGCTTTCTTTTTTTTGCAAGGATCGTACAGTTTATTAAAAGCGTAATGAAAATACGCATGGACCTTCCCGGTGTCCCTGAAACTTTCCTTGCTATTGAATGTTGAAGCTGCCTCGTCATACAACTGTTTGCCACCAGCAGCTGTACCTCGATATGACAAAATAATTGCGCTTCGTTTATGAGATATTGCAGTGTATGCAAAACATTCTTAACAGTCGTTAAATCCCAAATCACATTTTCTGCCTATTGCCTCGACTAATTCGAAATCATCACCGATGAGACTGTGGTTCAGGCATTTCTGCACCTATTCTGGCTCTGCATAGGCAACGGCTGATAAAAGCGCGAACCTCTGGGTCGTATTCCTCGCGCCGTACTTCTACATTAGGGCATAAAGTGAAttgttcaatatacatgtagttttcaCAAGGACTATTAAAGTTGATTGAATGGCACTGTCGGTCAAGTCGACACCACTGACATTTAACATTCCGAGATGGTAAGAACGAATTCACGCTGGTGCGATTGACATTCAGTGTGTTCCGAACATGATCCAGATGTCATTGTTGAAACACAGCCGTTAAGTAATGATAAAACGAATAACAATATCTGCAAATGTTCCATTATTTATCCAGATTTATAAacttttcttatatttataatagCAAACGACACCTCTTGTTTGTTCTGCAGCATTCTTTGAGTTGGGATGAAGTTTAGCAATAGCCAAaccattcaaatatataaaatatgaacaatttcCAGAAGTACATacgttttcttttttcttgtaaGAATATAAGTGTAAGAATAGAAAATCTTCGATTACGAGTATCAGGTTATATTTATCTACCAGGTAGTTCAGTATCGAATGTCGACATTGGTTATACAGTATAAATTTCAGccaaatgtaaaaagaaatattctGAAATAGTAAATTATATGAATTCATTATAAATCTCCGATAACCCGAACATAGCCTTTGACCAATTTGGCAgccatattgaaaataaatatcacattaattcaattattataGACTTTCTCTACTTTGACTTCTCGGTCTAAAATTGCTTACTTAACTAATTCAATGCTTTAACGTCTTGCACGGATCCTTTATATAGTATTGTATCATGCTTTAACCTTAATTGTTCAAACATTaggatttaaaatattttaccgTGGTACCGGTGACTTGAACGGGTCAGAAAATTACATGGGACTGTGTAAGGAAGTATTTTTAATCCATAGAATCACGACCGCTGGTCAGTATGCCTTAGTCAAAATGACCAATGGTCATAAGACATTGATTCCCGGTTCTTTATATGACGACTCATCTATACGATGTAAAATGAAACCTTACGAAGGTCACTGTCTGGTCactaattgataataaaaaaatgtccatgGCTGTGtcaaaaatatcatgtatatagATGAAATTTATGATTAAGGAGGCATATGTGAAACCTAACCTGGGGTTTGAATTCAATTCACAGACTTTTagacattttataaatgtttaaaggaTTAATACagttatgaaaaacataatttcttcacaaatattttatcttcGTGTGGTTTTACTGAAACGTTCAAGTTCATTCTAGTTCCAATACTAAGAAACAATGATGTAATATACCGCTCGTTTTCttagaaacaatttattttatatctgaaAACTAAGTAAAATAAACCCCCGTCTTTATctgtttaatagaaaaatacatatacagaaGACCAAGTAAGGTTTCTTGTCTTCGATAAAACGGAATCAAGTATATAAAATACGATTAATGAAACATACATATGCAACACACGAATAAACTCTAGGTATAGCAAAATGTGCATATGCCgccaaaatgttttactctcttcaaattattcaacatttaaaaccaTGGCAACGATGTCGATTAATTCCAAAAGCTGGTACAATTATATGTCCTTAAGTCAAGCAACCTATTCATAAACGATTGGCAACATTGTCTTTGGTCTATTAAATTTTTCCACTAGTGGCAAAGTCCTGGCGTGATGCTGATGTCGTCCAAAGCAATATCACTCGCGTAATTCTTGCCAATTCGGGCTTCAAACTCAAACTGCAatacaaaatttcatttcttacTACAAGTTTGCATGAAGGAAATCCTTTTTACGTTAATTGTTTGAATAACTTACTTTGTTGCagaacaataatattaaataaaaaagtaagcaTCAACAACTCtttaacaaacaacaacaaaacaaaaacaaaacaacgtcatccacatcatcagtaaCAACACTTCTTACATGTATGGTGTCAATTTCTGcctttttgaattttgaattcgCTCTTTGCTTGATCCAACGGTCTCCTTGACTCTTTGACCTTTCCAGTAACTTTTTGCGTGTCTTGTTTGAATATACAAACACTTTTAGCGCGCCCATATCTTCTCCATACATGTGGTAGTAAAACGTTAAACAATACGGTCCAATCGGAAAATTTGGCGAACGAAGTTTTGCAAGTTCTCGTAAGTTTCCAGTTGCATCGGCGAAGATGAAATAGCCTGAAATGTTCACCTAATTTTATAAAAGAGCTGttaaattaaagatatgaaAGCCGATGGTTCATTGCCGGGTCTCGACTTTGTACCAGATAGGGCAATATAGAGGACAAAATGCAATCGTCATATTTATGTTACGAGCAAAGTATCACAAATGATAGTTCCTAGGCTGTACATACCATTTTAATACTGTGTACTTAAAGTCGTACCGGTGGACAatcttatattgaaaaaaaactagaGCTTATAACATGGATTCaacagtatatttaaaataaatctttgaaaatattttacatataaaatgccGCGACTGATTTTTCTCCTTAATAATGACAAAGGTTTATGTCCGACATATTTATCATAAGTTtcacaattacattttaatagcTTTACTTACTTCCCGTCGGAGCAGCATGTGATAATTGTGATCATATTTTGTTGTGTTCATTCTAATATTGTTCATCTAAACAAACCCCAAATTATTGATGACAAAGCCATTTGAATAACATCGATCAAAATAACATGTGTATTGAAAACTATTAAACCCATCCTCATCCCGCCCGATGGAATAAAGGGTTATTAATTAGTTTCCTATATAGAGATATGACCCCCTAAATAAAGATGAAGACCCCGGGGGACATAATTTTATGCAGAATGTTTTCCTCCCTCGGAATAAATATCTAACTAGATATAGTAATAACAACTGATTGATGATTATAAACCTTGATTGAAACTGTACTGGCTTCCAGTTATTCTACTACAATTATGACAACAGAACAAACCCTACTTATTACTGCtgttgctactgctactactactgtttTACTGCTATCACTACAACAACGatgacaacaacaataaaaacaacaaaaacaacaacaccatcaacTATTACTACTTCTTCTTATTTTACTACTTCTGAATCTGATACTACTTCTATTTCTATAAACAACAAGaataactactactactgtaTTTCTGTATTACTTCTAttacgacaacaacaacaacaacaacaacaacaacaacaacaaaaactactACTTCTACATTTCAAGTGAGATTAATTCCATATAGAATACCGTTGAACAGACAGAGTTCACTTTAATAACgttattatgtatttcaaaatcattcaatttttaatcaTTCAATAATGCTTGAATTAGGTTTACTATGGTAACTTTTTACCGTTTGAGCCTTTACAATCCGTTCGAGGTCCCGTTTTTCCTGCAGCATCAGTCTGTCCCTTGTGCCTTTGAAAGTTGAAAGTGCTACCCGATGCACGAGACCAGTCACAAAAGTCATTCTCAAAATCACACTGGCTCTCCGTTACTGCCtttatttctgcatttttttatataattaaacagaAACGTTCATTTAACAAagtaacaacattttaaatgtcaagGCAAATTTAATGATAAACTAATTGTATacgatatttgaaaaaaatcgcTTGAACTGTACCTGTATTTGCAAGTTTTTCGGCATCCTTGAGTGAAATAACCTCGCAATGATTATCAGGAAATCTAGGTTCTTCGGACGAGCGTCGATATCGCAGTTCGTTTTTGCAGTGCTCTCCGAGATTTATACCAAAATATGACGTGTGGTATTTAATGCCATCAATCAAATCGATTCTTTGACCTTTGCTACATTCCATGTCTTCATCTCCTCGACATTCCACGTAGTTCGACGTGTAATTCATACCCTCGCGAGGGTAATATATTTCCATCCCATGGTGGTATGCATCGTCAGAACTACGTGGTATCCGAGCAACAAGGTCCTTGTAGTGAACAATTCTCCAGCTTCTGTTCACAGTGAGGTCATGTCCATATGCAAAGTCTTTATCACCCGTTCTCGGCATTCCGAATGTATAAAGGCTCAATCTGTTCCCTGGAACAACACCGTCTTTCACTAAGGCTACGGCAGCAAGCGAAGCCATCGCCCCTCCCAATGAATGCCCAGTGACTATAACATCATAGCTCATA
Coding sequences within:
- the LOC128207532 gene encoding MAM and LDL-receptor class A domain-containing protein 1-like translates to MKINSEYKVCSGNEDKECSKGQGIDFINGIKYHTSYFGIDLGDHCKNELRYRRSSEEPRFPDNHCRVISLKDAEKLANTEIKTVTESQCDFENDFCDWSRASVSTFNFQRHKGQTDAAGKTGPRTNCKGSDGYFIYVDATGNPGELAKLRSPNFPMGHYCFEFWYHMYGENMGTLKVWVFASGMKRKLLKKFAKNQGKKWVRQRVNVDLNKGQNDTIHFEFEARIGNNFASDIALDDISITPGRCL
- the LOC128209427 gene encoding uncharacterized protein LOC128209427 — its product is MEHLHKLILCLAISSLYCIVQTMTEEPCPEHSDCQSCTSVNVYEPSRNVKCKWCPLDRRCHSFDSNGPCTNYMNIEQNTLCPKARHEKYDPEEGYRLALLSAVAYAEPEYVQKCLYHSLPSYDFELVEAIGRKCNLRFNDYKECFAYTAISHKRSTIILSYRGTASTPKYKQLLDEALETFEEEKDFRNIGKVHAYFHYAFNKLYDPCLRESIRKLTRQYMSYDVIVTGHSLGGAMASLAAVALVKDGVVPGNRLSLYTFGMPRTGDKDFAYGHDLTVNRSWRIVHYKDLVARIPRSSDDAYHHGMEIYYPREGMNYTSNYVECRGDEDMECSKGQRIDLIDGIKYHTSYFGINLGEHCKNELRYRRSSEEPRFPDNHCEVISLKDAEKLANTEIKAVTESQCDFENDFCDWSRASGSTFNFQRHKGQTDAAGKTGPRTDCKGSNGYFIFADATGNLRELAKLRSPNFPIGPYCLTFYYHMYGEDMGALKVFVYSNKTRKKLLERSKSQGDRWIKQRANSKFKKAEIDTIHFEFEARIGKNYASDIALDDISITPGLCH